The Streptomyces noursei ATCC 11455 sequence CGATCCACCGCTGAGACGGCACCGCCCGAGCACTCACCGGCAGCCGCACCACGCGGCGCTGCGACGATCGGCGCGGCGTTGTACGCGGAGCCGGCGGCCCGACGGCGGACACGACCTGGGTGCTTGCACGGCCCCGCCATCGGGATCAGAGTGGCGGGATCGTATCAGCGTCCGATTTTCCTGGTCTGTCCGTGTCGGTGGAGGAGTGCCCATGCCGGAGTTCGAGCAGTGGGACATCGTCACCGGGGTGGGGCTGACCGCACTCGGCGTCGCGGCCGGGCGGGCGCTGGAGACCGAACGTGCCGACCGCCTGGTCAGCGACCCCTACGCCGACGCCTTCCTGGCGGCGGCGGACGCGCCGGTGCCGGTGCCGCGGCGCAGGGCGGACGCCGCGCGGCTGTCCGCCGTCGCGCGCGACATGTGGACCTCGATGGCGGACTACCTCGGCGTCCGCTCCCGGTTCTTCGACCGCTTCCTGATGACGGCGGCGGCCGGTGGCATCACGCAGGTGGTGGTGCCGGCCGCCGGCCTGGACGTTCGGGCCTTCCGGTTGGAGTGGCCGCCGGGCGTCGAGTTGTTCGAGATCGACCAGGCACGGGTGCTGGAGTTCAAGGACGGCGTCCTCGACCGCCTCGGCGCCCGGCCCCGCTGCGGCCGGCACGTGGTCCCGGTCGATCTGCGGGACGACTGGCCGGCCGCCCTCCGGGACGCCGGATTCGACCCCGGCCGGGCGACCGCATGGCTGGCCGAAGGGCTGCTGCCCTTCCTGCCCTCCGCCGCCGAGCGGCTGTTCTTCGACCGCATCGGCCGGCTCTCCGCGCCCGGCAGCCGGCTGGCCGCCGAGCACCTCGCGCCGAGCGTCCGACCGCTCGTCGAGGACCCGGCGTTCCGCGCGGCCACCCGTGCACTGGGCGTCGACCTCGCCGATCTGTGGCACTTCGACGGCAAGGCGGATCCCGGCGGGGCGCTGACCGCCGACGGCTGGGACGTGCGGTCCGTCCCGGCACACCAGGTCGCCGCCGCGTACCGGCGGGAGCTCCACGGCATGATGGGGCGCACCGTGGAGCACAGCCGCTTCCTCACCGCCGAGCGGTAGCGCGCGCCGGCGAGGAAGCGCCCCGGCCGAGGCCCGGCCTCAGCGGTCAGACCCGGGCACCGCTGTCCCGCCGGTCGCGTCCGCCGCGCCGCGCCGTGCGGCGGGCCGTCCGCCGCGGCGACGCCCCGTCGTGCCGCTCCAGGACGACCGCCAACGGGGTCGCGGTGAACACCGACGAATACGTGCCGACCGTGATGCCGATCAGCAGGGCGAGCGCGAAGTCGGTCAGCGAGTCGCCGCCCAGCGCGGCGAGCGCGGCCAGGATGAACACCGCTCCCATCCCGGTGTTGACGGTGCGCGGCACGGTCTGCAGCACCGCGGCGTTGGCGAGGTCCGGGAACGGGGCGCCGCGCGCGCCGGCCCGGAGTTCGCGGATGCGGTCGAAGACCACCACCGAGTCGTTGACGGAGTAGCCGATGACGGTCAGCAGGGACGCCAGGAAGACGCCGTCGAGGGACTTGCCCAGCCAGGCGAACACCCCGACGAGGACGAGGACGTCGTGCGCCATGGCGACGACGGCCGACAGCGCGAAGGTCCACCGGAAGCGCACCGCGAGATAGACCAGCTGCGCGGCGAGGGCGAGACCGAGGGCCACCAGCGCACCGCGGCGCAGTTCGTCGCCCAGGCTCGGGCCGATCAGCTCGTCCCGCACCTTCTCCGCTCCGCCGCCGAGCTCGTCGACCACCCGGTCCGCGGTGCGCAGTTGCGCCGCGGAGAGCCGCTCGGTGCGCACCGTCAGGGCGTCGTCGCCGGAGGTGGTGACCTGGGCCCGGTCCAGGCCCGCGGTGCCGAGTGCGGCGCGGGCCCGCTCGGCGTCCACCGGCCGGGTGGTGGTGTACTCGATCATCCGCCCGCCGGTGAACTCCACGCCGTAGTCGAGACCGCGGACGGCGATGCCGGAGACGGCGAGGAGCAGGGCGGCGCCGCTCAGCGCCAGCCAGCGGCGCCGGTGGCGCAGCAGGTCCGGTCGGCGTCGGGCGAGCCAGGACCGGACCCGGCCGAGCCCGGCCAGGCCGGTCAGGCGCGGGCGGCGCCGGACCGGCGGCAGCGCGACCGCGCACTCCGCCAGCACCCGGGTGATCAGCAGCGCGCTGACCATCGACGCGGCCACACCGATGCACAGGGTGACGCCGAAGCCGCGCACCGGCCCGGAGGCGAAGAAGAACAGCAGCACCGCGGCGAGCAGGGTGGTGACGTTGGAATCGGCGATGGCGCTGAAGGCGTTGCGGAAGCCGGCCGCGAGGGCGCTGCGCAGGGTGCGCGGA is a genomic window containing:
- the secD gene encoding protein translocase subunit SecD, which produces MTRATRVRALLALAILALSTFLALTQPVRLGLDLRGGTQLVLETRDSPTAKADRDATDRTLEVLRRRVDALGVSEPHLARAGDHRIVVELPGLDDPDEAAAVLGRTAQLTVHPVLGTGLGPRSAPADPGAGTVLTDDTGTPLRLGPPALTGAEVQRAEAEFDAESGSGWSVGLSLRGTGERAWARLTGTAACAAPHDPARRAAIVLDRKIISSPQVESSVACGVGITGGTTRITGGFDQRAAQELALLINGGALPVPVDIVEQRAVGPTLGALAITSSAQAAVLGVALTAVFITVVYRLLGALATLALACYALISYAALLALGATLTLPGLAGFVLAVGMAVDANVLVFERAREEYAAGPPARPRTLRSALAAGFRNAFSAIADSNVTTLLAAVLLFFFASGPVRGFGVTLCIGVAASMVSALLITRVLAECAVALPPVRRRPRLTGLAGLGRVRSWLARRRPDLLRHRRRWLALSGAALLLAVSGIAVRGLDYGVEFTGGRMIEYTTTRPVDAERARAALGTAGLDRAQVTTSGDDALTVRTERLSAAQLRTADRVVDELGGGAEKVRDELIGPSLGDELRRGALVALGLALAAQLVYLAVRFRWTFALSAVVAMAHDVLVLVGVFAWLGKSLDGVFLASLLTVIGYSVNDSVVVFDRIRELRAGARGAPFPDLANAAVLQTVPRTVNTGMGAVFILAALAALGGDSLTDFALALLIGITVGTYSSVFTATPLAVVLERHDGASPRRTARRTARRGGRDRRDSGARV
- a CDS encoding SAM-dependent methyltransferase, yielding MPEFEQWDIVTGVGLTALGVAAGRALETERADRLVSDPYADAFLAAADAPVPVPRRRADAARLSAVARDMWTSMADYLGVRSRFFDRFLMTAAAGGITQVVVPAAGLDVRAFRLEWPPGVELFEIDQARVLEFKDGVLDRLGARPRCGRHVVPVDLRDDWPAALRDAGFDPGRATAWLAEGLLPFLPSAAERLFFDRIGRLSAPGSRLAAEHLAPSVRPLVEDPAFRAATRALGVDLADLWHFDGKADPGGALTADGWDVRSVPAHQVAAAYRRELHGMMGRTVEHSRFLTAER